The DNA region TGTGGGTGTGCAGgatttcttccttatttacaTGGTCACGTCTTGAATAATCATCTTCCCTCCTCCTCTTGCTGTGGTACTCACCAGCACTCTCATGCCTCCCACTCCTTGAACTATCATCTCTTTCCCTCACTCTTGGGCCTACATCCTTGTCAAAGTTAGCCTCGTAAATACCATTCTCTATATGTTTCCTTGAACTGAGATGGAGATGCTCATCTTTCTCACTCCTCTCACTCTCCCGGGCCCTGCTCCTGTGCCTGGACCCTATTTCATCAGCGCGGTCCCTCTTCCTCGTATCTTCTGCCCTATCCCTTCTGTTCTGAGGATCATCATCCCTCCATTGCCAAGACCTGTCATATGGATCCCTATCCTTACGACGATCAGAGCCCTCATGTTTAATAGGCATATTGTGGACAATGCTCTGATCTCGATCCCAGTCTCTATAAGAACCCTCCTGTCCTTTTGCCACCATACGGCTCCTCTCCATTTCTTGTGTTGTCTCATGACTTTTTCTTCGGTAATCTTGTTCAACCCTATTAAGGTGCCTCTTAGTACTCCCTGGTCGTGAAGGCCGACCTGCTTGAACAACTTCCTCCTCAACTCCATCATGCCACTTCTGACTCTCTCTGCTGCTCCCTGATCTTGCTTTGCTGTTCTCGCTGCTTCTTCCTGCCCTAGAGTCCTCTCCATCATTGAGTTCATGCCCAGGTTCTTCTGCTTGAGGACTAATTTTCCGTTTGATTCTAGAACGAGGTAAACCACCATCTTCTAGGTTGTCAGTTGGGGTACCCTCATCTATTGCCGCATCCTCCTTTTCCTGCTCAGATATCCTATCACCAGGCACAGGGGTTACCTCTCTACGACCCAAACTCGACTCATGAGCAGGACTTTTCCTTCCCATGCTTTCAACCGAGCCCTCCCGATCATCCCGAGATTTTCTGTCCTCTGTGCTATATGCTGGAGACATGTATGGAGATCTGCCACGTGCTCCAATATGTGTCCTGCATACAGTGAACAAACTATTATAGAACTCCCAATATTAAATTAAGAGGTACAAtgattctttaaatttttagtttatCATCCAGCATTTGTTCTGATGTTATAATGTTATTTTTGTACCTCTCCTCTTGAGGAATGCCATTAGTCCCAACAGGGAAAGGAGTCTGCCCCTTAGAAGCTGACGGATGTGGAACTGGTACTATTGAACGAGGCGGCAAAGGTTCATCTCCTTCAGCAGCATCATCATGAGCAGAATTCACAGCAGGAGTTCTCCTTCCAAGAGGTTCTCTCTTTTGGCTGTCTTCAGGCTCCACGTTACTATCAGAATTCTCATTGTCCGCATGTGCAATCTCTCTTTTGGCCATATGATCTCTGGCCTCGCTCGGTTGTTCAATATCATGTTGGTCTGGAACACCATGTCCACTGGAGGAATTATCATCATCTTGGCACATTATCTGTTTATCAGAACATTTATCAAAAGCAATTACAATAGGGAAAAGCATTTTCCTCCAAAATTTGTTAAGACTCTAAACCTGCGTATCTCTCTGCTACAATAAATACCCCTGATATTGTTGAAAATTACGTGCCACTCCTCTCTACCTTTGACATGAGCGAATTGGAGGATGCAGCACTACTCATCACAATAATAACAATCCGCAAACAATTCAGCGTCCGATCTATCAATATCTCCAAGACTAGACAATAGGCTTGGTCattaaaatagtaaaagaaGGCACGATGACACCTCGCGTTCTATTTACTACGACATCCTTAACAAAGTGGACCACCTCATAAACTTAAATGGTGAGGCCCAGCCTACTCTAAGATTAAAGGGCTATAGGACATTCATAAAGCTAAAGGCGGCTCCATACAAAGTCCCTCTTCCTCATAAAAAGTTTCTGAAAGAAAACCTGGAAGATTGCTTACCTCTATGATAGCATCAGAATCGCGAATTCTTGGTGGTCGGGTGTCAATAGAGGGCAGCCTTTCACCCAAACCGTTTTCCACTTGAATAGCTCGCCCAGTTGGCTGTAAGGATGCAACTTATCAGAGCACAAAGAcgccaatttttttttttataaaagaaaatacagtGATTGCTATAATTTCCTCCATAAGTTCATTTACACCCCAAATGTTGGAACGAGAAAGGGGTGGAAAATCTATATCAAAATTTAGCCTTAGAAAACCAATCAAAAAATCCCTTATTTCCCTCTAAAGCAACTAAAAGATTATCTTAGTTGAAGTGAAAATCAGGTTAGACTAATAAAAACAGCCTTGTGAGTTATAAAGGTCGACAAGTCTTatccatatctaataaattaaACAGTGTTCACCTATTAGTTTTCACTAAGATAGTAATTTAATAAAAGTATGACTCCATGACAAAAATGGTAGCAATTCTAATATAATTCATCAAGATAATTGACGAGGAGCTGAAACACCTATCCACTATCTAATTCCTTTGAAATGGAGAATCAAGTAATAACAGAAAGCATAGAGATTTTGACAGTGTAGGCAACTGCATGTCAGGATCCAAAAAATCTTGGCAAAAGATACCCAGAatacaattaaattaataagtaAGTCAAAGGCAGAGTCGTACTAAGGGTGGCCGCACACGAGCAGGTAGTTTAGTCTCTATTTGTCCAGCCCCTGACTTTGCTGCATTAGCATTCTCAGCAACATCATGAATGCCAGTTGCTGCTGCCAACTCCGGTGGCATATCAGGGTCGAACTCCTAAAGCAAAGCAGAGAAGTGAAGATTTTCCTTTACCCAAATGACAATGCAGCTTCTCCAAACCAGAAATCAATTATATAGAGTGAAAAAAGAACTGGCAGCCATTTCCTGGTACACAAAAATTGAACTGTGGATATAAATTCTCATTCTATGAACATCTAACTACCTGCTCAGTCCGAACACTCTCATAAACCCGAATTCGGCTCTGCATTGTATTCTCAAGGCGGTGTTGTTCCTGcagcatatatacatataagaaACTTGTGATTCATCTTCCTTCAACCAGTGAATTGTATTACTAAAGGTTTCCCAATTACCAGCTGTTTGCAGTAATCTTTCCAACTCTCTTCGTTCAGACCAAAGTTAAAAAAGTCTGTGTTGTCAACGCCAGGATATTTCCATGGTTTTTCCTCGAAACTGTCAATGTCAACCTCAAAGATAGTCCTGAATCCACAGTAAATCATGAAAGCTTTCATCAGATTATTGCTCGACTTTGACTTTCAACACcatcaaagagaagctgatGGATGTACAAGTTTGGATAAATGAAAGTTGACATCAAAAGCCCCATAAAAAATTGCATGACATTATAAAGCACATATTAGGAATAAAATGGTCTTCATTGGAGTGTATTGAAGATAAAGAACCCACATTGTCATAACAATCTAACTTGAAAAGATAAACCTATAAGCTCATAACAGAGATAGAAAATTAAGCAGCAACAATGCGAATCACCGGTTCTTATTCTCATCCCATGCAAACACAATTTCAGAAGAAGTCAATTATCATATCAGACTCGACAGAATGTAATAAGAAGAAAAGGCTTCAGCTTGGGGTTGTATGGACGACCAAACAATGACCATCACAACAATCTAAATCCAAAATGTTGAACCCATAAACTCATATCAGAGACATCTAAGAAATTAATTGCATTTGCATTGCCTATCAGCTAATAATCAGTCCGTATCTGAAACTGccagataaataaattatattggaAAAAAGAGTGTTACTTGTGAGATGGAAGTGTAAATTCCAATCCACCCCCATAACTTCTTCCCGAACCCCATGGAGGAGCTCCATAACCGGGATACTTTTGCAAGCCAGGACCGCCTTTCATCCCTGCTGGTCGCCACTCACCTCTACCACGACCAGCCATGGGGACCGCATTAACAAGTGGGCGGACTTGACCTGGGGTGCCTGCAGAACCGAGGGTGCTCGATGCAGGAATTGGCGCTGCCCCGGGCCTCACATACTGCAAGACAAGATAAGATGAAGCATAAGGTCAATTGTAAATTAAGAGGAAAGCAAATCCAAGAAATGATAAATGATTGCTCAAAACATACAGCTTCAGGATGGCTCTCAGTGTCTAGTTAAACATCAAGGTGAAGAGGATTAATCATTAAGTGAATTCAACATCCAGGGACTGAGGACCCTTGGAATCGTTTATATTCATGATTGTCATCTGGACAATAGAGCTTCGACTTTTTAAAGTTTATGAAAGAACACAACTTCCAAATAAACATGAGAGGGGATCTTGGACAAAGCACGGCGGTAGCAGGTGTatgatgaaaaaagaaaacattatCGTGGTGACAGGGCACATTCTGGCTATGTCCGAGGTTAGTCCTCCATCCGACTGCTAGTTAAGGTTaaaatctatttaaaatataatttaaagatCTGAAAAAACCTTGAATTCTTTCCactcatcctttttttttcctctttccttccttttctGTGGAAACACATCAAGAACTGGATTTAAGAAGGTCGATATATAGAGACAGGGCCAACGGTTTCACTATCAGTCTATTTCATGCAAGTATGCTATAGAGCTGTTTTTCCTGTCAGATAGAAGAGCAACTTTTTCCCTCCCAATATACTTGCCAAAAGGGAAACCTTTTGATATGCAGATGTGCAGGCCAAAGATGACAAATGCTGCCAGTCTTGGGGCAAAAAGGGCAGTATTTTTGTGCGATCTAACTCTTTTGCTTTTCTGTCTGACCAGCTCACTGTTTCTTGAAGTCTCAGACTGATGTGTAGTAGTAGATAGACAAGCAAGAATCCTCGGACTAATGTAAGATCCCATCAGGTCTATCAGGAATAGATCCAAATGGAACTTCCCAATAGAGAGACCACTCGTCTGAAAGGCGAGCGCACAAGCAAATCATGCGATGATTAGTGGAAAGGATCTTATGACCCCAGAATTAAAAAGCCTTAATGGTATTCTGAAGTTTCTTCTCCATCTAAAGTATTCATGAGCTTGTGCTCAATCAAGGACTCGCAAAGGAGACGGTTAAAGAAATACGAACTTTAAAGGCTTATGATCCCCATTGTCAAGTCACTCAAAAATCAGCAACTGAGCTCTGACAATTGAACAAAACAATCTCTATTGATAGTTGTCCAACACCTTTACAGACTAATTTCCGAAACTGATTAATTATTTGTCATGTAAAGGGGCCGAAGCCTGCGAACCCCGATGCTATACAATGAAATTCTAACACTACCACTAACTGAAATATAATCATCATGATGTACACCAACACCTGTACTGACCTTAAACTGAGAATGAAATGGGTGATACCCATGACTGCTATAACCAATTTTCGGAGGAGCTGATGCTCCAGTGCCGCCAGCCTTCGCTGCCTCTGCTCCAGCTGCCTCTTTCCTTTCTCCATCGGCACCCACCTGCCCTGCCTCCTCGCCCCAGTCTGCGTCCTCCATTGGCTGGCTCGAGACTCCACCGCCCACGATAACAAGCGGGTCCCCATCCTCATCGTCATCGTCCTCCTCATCAAACACCCCCACTGGCCCGTGCTGGGGGTTCTCGTTCAGCACTATCTGAAGCTCGTCCTCACTATCGCTGTCCCAATCATCTCCGGCACCGCCGCCACCGTTGGATTGCAGAGGCATGTCGGACACTCCGGGAATAGCAGGCCCATCATCCTCTTCTATATCGAATTTGACATCCGTCTCCATCAAATCCACGGATTTGGTGGCCTCCGGGGGCGCTTCAGCCTTAGGGTTGATGACCAATTTCGGGTCGTTAGGGGGACTCCTGGGGAATTTCGCATCGGGAGGGTCCAAAACCCTAGGCTTCGCCGAATAGGAGGACTCGGGAGCCGGAGTTTGGGTGAGGGCAGCTCCGGAGATGATCTCGTCGTCGTGAATTTCGAGGCTGAAATCGATCGGACGGCGGGGAGGTGAGGGTGGCGGCTGAGGCTGGGGATGAGGAGCAGAGGCTTGGGGTGGCGGAGCTGAAGAAGTTAAGGGGCGAAGGACGTCAGTATAGAGATCTCCGAACTCATCGTCGTCCTCCATTAGACTGTAGccgagaggagagagagagagagagagagagagagagagagagagagggtttTGAGACTTCTCCTCCTGCGCTAAAAGGGGCAATGGAGGCTTCGTACTTTGGCTTGGCTGTTGCTGCTTTTATAGCCCAAACGAACACAGCATAGGCCACTGTCCTTtctcattttcctttcttcttcctttttttttcttattttggtTCGATCCATTTCCGCTCagataagagaaaataatccCGAAGGAGTACCTTGTATGCCACGGAAAAgtaataatgattttttttttagttagttaatttaagattttatCATAAACTCTgctctcaatttttttttagaatgaTTATGCTCCTAAATTCATAGTCTGACATTAACCTCGCTCATGACTTGAATCAATTTAGttcaatataaaattttcatcggAATCCGGATCTAATAAATTCAGTTGTAAATGTAGATGCTACTACTCAGTATTAATGAAATAtcttattcagcaaaaaatgattttatcaTAAACGATAGAAAACATGTTTCTTCTGAATTGCAGGATCATGTTGTTATTAGTATTAGAGTTCGAACCCTGTTATTTATGAGGCCCAAAAGGCGAAGACCCTATTCGAGTTCTCGTCTCAGTTTCAGATGTAGGGACTAGAGCTGGCACGTGAACTAGTTATGATTTCTCGAGATGGCATTGGCGTGTCCTCCTAAGAACCCGAGGGAAGAAATATGAATCTAAGTTCGAGCAATGACCGGgtcaagaaaattataaattagagTCGACAGCCCATCCAACTGGAGAACTACTCCGCAAGAAACATAATccaaatatacataatatagcCAACTCTTCGGTGTACAAAAGCCTGCTTGGATGGGCTCCTCTGCCTTATGGGCCTCCTTTTCAATAATTCCATTATCGATGAATGATCTCATACGAAGCCCTTCTGATACCGATCATTTTCGGCTCCTCGAGAGATAGTCTCGTATTAGCAAAATAGCAAAGTCTGAGACCACCTTTGAGTACTGTTGCAGCAGAGCACATTTCCCAGACACAACGGAATGAAGGCGGTACGTGATTCATAAATTCATGCACTTAAAAACTTGTAAAGGCCCAAACAACAACATTGCCTTGTCCTTGTCTCCATGTTTTGTCGACTGGTAGAACTCACCAAAACGGAATATCTCAAAAGAAAGAGCTATACAACTTGACCAAACCGCATATCAAAAGAAGACAGTTCTCTAAGAACTAGAAAGGTTGTGTGCATCTCCTCCAGAAATTCATCACTGAAAGCACAACCCCATTATAATTTCAGGCTGTCAATCCCCAGATATAGGTTTGCAAAAGTTCCACGTGAATaacatgcatgaaaatgcatggatCAGTTATATTAAACTGGTCAAGAAAATATACAGACGTGGTGAAAATCGAATCTCTCACCTTCAAGGAGACTCCTCTGGGCTGCATGGCAAGTTTATGCAGCTAGCTCGAAGCACAGAGGAGGGTAATGCAGTTCATAATCCGAAACAAAGACTAAGCAACCCAAATGCCTCTAAATTGCTTCAAAATGAGTTTCTCACTTTGACCTCATCACGAAATGCCGGAGCACTAATCCTTCATTCGTTCCTTCACTGTCTGCTTCTTGCATATGTGAGAAACTATGAAAACACATCAATGAACGAGAATATTTTCACCTAACATTCGGAAGAATTTCCCTTCTTGCTGCTAAGCCACCAAAAATAACTCAAATGATATGTAACAAGAAGCCCAAGGATAAAGCAAGCGAGtgcacaaataaaaataaaagcacACTCTTGCAGAAAGAGACGTGAAATTGGAGGAGGAGACACAAGGGCTATCAAACAaccaaattttcttttgctttttttttttcccttcttttttatttcatttcataACTCTCGGTTTCCATTTCCAAATTCAATAAGCATTCTGTCCACCATCGACTCCAAGACCGTACAAAACCCCCGCATACTTCTCAGGTGCGCCACCAAAGTAGTTCTCTTTCAGTTTCATGAACGTAGAGCAAGTCAGCAAACTATCTGAACCTGCTTGATGGCAAATCCCAACTCGCTGGACCTCCAACAGCTCAGCTACTTTGTTCAACCCACCATGAAGGCTGTTGCTGAACTTCATTAGGTGCTTGATATCATAAAGCACTGGGAAGAAAATCCTGATGTGATCGAAAAAAGCTGACTGGGTGCTGGGAAGGCTTTGGCAGGTTAGAACCTTGAGTAAGTAACCAAAGTCGTACCCGCTGTGGAAGGTAACCCAATGAACACTGTCATTCAACACAACTCCCGAAGACATCAGAAGCTCACTGAAACGGATCACACTAACACCCTTCTCATTGTTCTTTCCGAAGTCAATTCCGCTCTGAGATAACAGTTCAATGGAATCGTGGGCATAGACGTCCACGTCGGGATTGAACTCGCGGAAATTAAACTGCCAAATGCAATACTTATCGGTCCCACAAGTTGGGAGGTTCCCATTCTCATCGGAGAAAGTAAGACCCAGTTGAATCAGCTTTAGGAGATCGACATTGGCCTTCAGTGCCTGGTAGTTATACTCGGTGAtgctcttgaaggtcccaacTGGGCGTAGAACCATCCCAGGAAACTCGGTGTCCATGGCAATGTAAGGGTAATCATCAACAATCTCACGAATCAGCACGAACTCATCCTCTAGATTGTCATTCCAAACTTCCCTGATGTGAATCAGTTCGCTCTTGGACAAGACAGACATCTCGCGGCAACTTTCAGCCGCATATAACCGAATCGGAGCAAAAGAAAGGCAAGAAACCTCTTCAAACCAAGAATACTGAATCTGCAAAATATCAAGCAAAGTGAAGCTGTTAAACTACGAGAACAAGGAAGAACTTCTGAAATGAGGCAGACAAGGATTGAACCAGGAGTTTGAAATGGTAGTACCAGTAACTCCACATATTAAATAATCGACCGAATCAAGACttgatatttaaaaaaatgaagttttTAATCATCTTCAAACAAGAGAAGTGCATCAAAGAAGACATTAGGGTGATGGTTGCAGCATGAACATAAGGGGCAGCAGTGCCGACAAACCACGGTCAACATCCTCGTACCAAGATAACATGAATAAGGAGGACAAGAGGACATTAAAGGTACAAGAATCGCACCTTCGAGCGGTCGAGTACGCGGTTGTCGGGCCGCAGCTCCGATTTCGGGTGAACCCAGCTCCccccttgtttttttttttttttttccttggggTTTTCCCGGGGAAGGTTCTGGAATTTTCTGGGAAATTAAAGGGATTTTCGCGAGAAGTGATTGGATCGATTGAtggattgatttttttgggGCTTTTTCTCTCTTCTGGAAAGAGTGATGGGAAGAAAGTGATTCTGCAGAGAGGGAGGAAGGGATTAcggaaggaagaagagagcaAGAACGAAGCAGCAAGGAGGAGACCTTCACCTTCCCCTTTTGCTCCCTCACATCTTCTTTAACTCACCACCAccaccgccgccgccgccgccgccaccGCCACCGTGTGAGGGGGGGGGGACGGGACGACTGTGTGTGTTGTTGCTCTGTGAGATCGAAACCGATCGAATGAGACGAAGTTGGTTTTTTTCAGCTCGGGTTCCCCCAAGTTCACGGCCAGGATTCAACCCTGACCTCTCAACGGTTCAGATTACACACTCTTCCTTAATCTTGATTTGAAATTCTTGTCGACTAGAAAACCTCAAATCTCCATTGGTAAATCAAATGTTCAAAACTTTGGCTTGATGATTAGGTTCACATCTGCCATGCAAAGACAGAGACGGCTGGCCGGTTCGAATTTGCATGTTCGTCACTAAGAATGATCATAATCAAGCCAGCAAACACCAAAATCAAGCATATGACATTTCTAtcgttaattaattactttccCATTCTCAAGTTACTTACTTTAACCAAATCCATTAGATTTCGCTGAACTAAAAGCCaagttattttaattgattaactAAGAAATCTCCACATGACATCTTCCTATTAgcttctttttcatttttcatttcgTTTAATTAACAGTATTGTTATATCGTCCTAATAATACAAtgccaattttttttccgCCGCACTGCCTGAAGTAACCCGAGACAAATTTCACAGGCCTCGCCAAACCCCCCACCCCAACCAAAAACCAAGCCTAAGGCAGTATTCGGTTGGATTTGGGCTTTCTTCTGGACGAGGGGACCCAGGAACTCGGATCTGATCTGGGTAGACGGAGGCCAAGGTTGCTTGATTCCAGCCATCTCAGCCCTAAATGAAGTTGCCGGAGATGGCAGCCCCTCCGAGGAGATGTGTAGAGTGTACATATGGTATATCCACTATCCAATGGTGCCGGACATCGACGAGGTAGCATGGGAAAAATTCACCAGAAAGCATGGCATTTATTTCGACGGGATAAAAAAGGAGGTTGATCCCATGAACAGTCATTCTCATTCTCATCCTTTGCTGCAACCAAACTGCAGATATATAGCTCAGCAATAAAACCTCTTCCGCATCAATCAATTCAAGATCATCAGATTCATCACCCACGCattacatgcatgcatgcattaGACTAAACTGATTCAGCTGCAAAATGACCAGAACATTAACTCCCAACAAGCACGAAAACCTCTCAAACTACCTAGTTCCTGCAAACATTAATTCTGCTAGGAGTTGGACACTCATTGGAGACTCTCCATGGACACTAGATAGACTGCATTATTCACCAAAACAACTTTAGAAGCCATGGAAAAACCAGCAAACAACTACCCATGAATTTCCTTCCAAGCAAGCAAGAAACTCACAAATCCATCAGTCATTCGAGAATAGGAATTGGAATATCATTCTACATCATTAGAAGGAAGATCAGTCTGAGAGAGTCCTACACCCACCAATCAGAAACACGACCAAATCTTATTTTACAAATGAAATAGGAATTAATTCCTACAGCAGCTCTCAGTTCCTCCCGAGTGGGAGTGACCTGCAGCTAAATGTCTCCTTAAAATTGGATTTCCTCGAAGACGTAAACAACGAGGCATACACTTCTTTATTAGCATTCGCAGGTGCCAAATCAGCCGCCTTGAACCGTTTCGCGGAACCGTTGCTGTCAGCCTTCCCATTGCCATTCCCTTCTCCTTTGGCCGAAGCCTTCTGCTTAACACCGACGATTTGATCGCCCACTTGTCCGTTCTTCGCCTTCTTCGGCTTCTTCTCTTTGATCTTCATCCTCTCCTCCTCCAGCCTCTCTCTCAGCACTGCGACCTCCTCCTCACTACCGTTGATCACGATCCTGTCAGATTCCTCGAACTCCTCGTGGCACACGAGGCATGAAGAGGACTTCACCTCCTTCAGTGCTTTCGCACTCAACACATGCCCGCAACCTCTCAAAGCGAAGAACTTGTACTTCCCATTGAACTCGAGGCCTGTAATCGGGCACTGGAACTGTGTTCCGCCATGACCCTTTTCGATCCCCGGAATCCATGAGAGCTCGATATTCATCATATCCTTCAATCCCCTTATGTGGCGGAACGCCTTGGGCAATTTCTTCCCTAGTAAAGCTTCCACGAGGGCTTCCTTGTTGAAAACGTTCCCCAATTTATCGATCACGCAAGGCTCTCTCAAGGGTTCATATGACAGGGCACAATTGAGCCACTTCGACAGCCGCTGCTCGTTAGGGTCGACCTTGTCGGGCTTCTTCTCCGCGTACATGTTGAGGTAACAGTCTCGGGACTCGGCCCCGGTGGCCCCTCCATCTCCGCCGCCTCCACGGAGCTTGCCATGCAAAATCAAGGTGGAAAAATTCGCAATTGGGGCCCTGGAAATTGGAGCTGAGTCGTCCAGAGTTCTGCCATTGAGAGTGAAGTAGAAATTGGACGATTGAGCTGGATTGGGCAAGAGGGACAGCTTCAGGTGGTGGAAGGTCTGGGATGTCGTCGGACTTAGGGCTAGGGTTTGAAGGGGGATTTGGGCTTCGGAAAATTGGACGAAGATCTGACGCTGAAGGGGTTCAAGGGAATTGGAAGGCATTGTATAGAATTGGAGGGGCTAGGGTTTCTGCTCTGAGGTTTGGGAATctgaaggggaagaagaagatgaagtaGACGGAGATCGGAAGAGTCCTAAATGATGGCCATTCGCCGGCCTTTTGCAGTTGAGAACCGCCGACTGACCTCGAGGGAAGGAGACTAATTGCAAAATCACCCTCAGCCATTACATTTTATCATATTGGTCCTCCATTTATTCATATTTACGTAAATTTGCCCCATGCTATTTGATTTTGCTGGATTGCCCCCTAAGTATGGCCACCCTTTACGGGTAATTAGGGTTCTCTTTATTTGAAGCTGTGCACATACAAAACAGCCGCTCTGCCGCCATCTCAGTCCTTTCCACTGACCGGAAGAGCCGTCGAAGCTCTGTGAGTTTTACTCTTTCATCTTCCCAGAGGTAAACATGATCCTATACAATCTCTGCTTATGAATGTTCACTGCAAATGAACTTTCTCAATGTTCTGAGAGAACTTAGCATGATTGTCGAGATACAAGTGACAATGAGTCAATGGAAAATTTGATGGCTCCTTGTCTGTCAGGTGTCGGTAATTGTGGGTGATCTGCTCGTAAAGCTTAgatcttttccttcttttcttcttcattaatggaggtattcaaattctgaccatttcttttgcttttcatGTGGCAGGAATCTGTGCCTTGAGCATCGACCAAGAAGATGTCAGGGTGTGTTTGTCATCATCTCTATAACTCTTATCAGCATGCAAGAGTGACCATGTGTTATGATGTTGCATACTTGTTGTTCCTATCCCACTGTCTACGTTTGATTGGGGatgttcttttgtttttggttCTTTATGATTAGGTTATTTGAAATCTCTCGTGGTTTCGAGCCTGTACTTGCTCTTCATTTGTTTGAATTCCGATTCCAAGAGGATAGATAAGAGAGCAGTGATGCAGCTTTTCAGTCCTAGATCTATCGTGTGAAGAAAAGTTTCGGACTTAGATCGTGATTCTCTTATTTACAGAGAAGAAGGTGTCCCTGCTG from Punica granatum isolate Tunisia-2019 chromosome 3, ASM765513v2, whole genome shotgun sequence includes:
- the LOC116198483 gene encoding replication termination factor 2, whose translation is MPSNSLEPLQRQIFVQFSEAQIPLQTLALSPTTSQTFHHLKLSLLPNPAQSSNFYFTLNGRTLDDSAPISRAPIANFSTLILHGKLRGGGGDGGATGAESRDCYLNMYAEKKPDKVDPNEQRLSKWLNCALSYEPLREPCVIDKLGNVFNKEALVEALLGKKLPKAFRHIRGLKDMMNIELSWIPGIEKGHGGTQFQCPITGLEFNGKYKFFALRGCGHVLSAKALKEVKSSSCLVCHEEFEESDRIVINGSEEEVAVLRERLEEERMKIKEKKPKKAKNGQVGDQIVGVKQKASAKGEGNGNGKADSNGSAKRFKAADLAPANANKEVYASLFTSSRKSNFKETFSCRSLPLGRN